One window of the Candidatus Falkowbacteria bacterium genome contains the following:
- a CDS encoding DUF3592 domain-containing protein — MIITRSDKAMGFAGLLVFMVGVIVFWSFSLPELRETINLNKIGKKVEGKVIGFDARMSKSTSNRNNASPSTMSYYTKVSFVDGIGNERVFVSKSGLSDPPYAVGDKVVVLYDSDNPQNARIDSFWDNWFASVFLIVFSLIFGVVGGRMSFHQLRKIFTRMKLIQNGNKISCTVTKIVINSLVRINKKNPFVIWCVFQDQATGKTYEFRSDDICSNPKEYIKVGGKIDVYLDGSNYENYFVDISFLPKKIINTFVSTN; from the coding sequence ATGATTATTACAAGATCAGATAAAGCTATGGGGTTCGCCGGCTTATTGGTTTTTATGGTTGGAGTTATTGTTTTTTGGTCTTTTTCCTTGCCAGAGCTGAGGGAAACTATTAACTTGAATAAAATTGGCAAAAAAGTCGAGGGGAAAGTAATTGGTTTTGACGCTCGTATGTCTAAATCGACCAGTAATCGCAATAATGCATCGCCTAGTACAATGTCGTATTACACCAAGGTGTCTTTCGTTGATGGCATTGGCAATGAGCGTGTTTTTGTATCTAAATCGGGGTTGAGCGACCCTCCGTATGCGGTTGGCGATAAGGTGGTCGTGTTGTATGATTCTGATAATCCCCAAAATGCAAGAATCGATAGCTTCTGGGACAACTGGTTTGCAAGCGTGTTTTTAATCGTTTTTAGTTTGATATTCGGAGTAGTGGGTGGGCGCATGTCATTTCATCAACTAAGAAAAATCTTTACAAGAATGAAGCTCATCCAAAATGGCAATAAAATCAGTTGCACCGTGACAAAAATTGTAATTAATAGCCTCGTGAGAATTAATAAAAAAAACCCATTTGTTATTTGGTGCGTGTTTCAGGATCAGGCCACGGGAAAGACTTATGAATTTAGAAGTGATGATATTTGCAGCAACCCCAAAGAGTATATTAAAGTGGGCGGAAAAATAGACGTGTATTTAGATGGCTCAAATTATGAAAATTATTTTGTTGATATTTCATTCCTCCCGAAAAAAATAATCAATACTTTTGTTTCAACCAATTAA
- a CDS encoding isoprenylcysteine carboxylmethyltransferase family protein: MSVIWLKDWLLTPLMLLSALAYLFFGQARVWTAVTFAPSDALKIIGGVIIVTGFVLKLLAYRTLGRNWSAKANVYDDHQLITSGPYKVIRHPVYASYLLTFAGFGMLSGNLLFIFYAVAYHSLNLIRAKQEEKMLLARFGGQYRRYLQETSMYATAPVAVLVIICNLLGIIDEMIYWPLTGNSFTFDWGYRLWQTLSN; the protein is encoded by the coding sequence ATGTCTGTAATCTGGCTTAAGGATTGGCTGCTTACGCCCCTGATGCTTTTGTCGGCGTTGGCGTACTTATTTTTCGGCCAGGCACGAGTCTGGACGGCAGTAACTTTTGCACCTAGCGACGCGCTGAAAATTATCGGCGGTGTCATTATCGTCACGGGTTTCGTTTTGAAATTATTGGCCTACCGCACGCTCGGACGCAATTGGTCGGCCAAGGCAAACGTCTATGACGACCACCAGTTGATAACCTCAGGTCCATACAAAGTTATCCGCCACCCCGTTTATGCAAGCTATCTCCTGACTTTTGCTGGCTTCGGAATGCTGAGTGGCAATCTGCTGTTTATCTTTTACGCCGTCGCCTATCATTCGCTCAACTTGATTCGAGCCAAGCAGGAAGAAAAAATGCTGCTGGCCAGATTCGGCGGGCAGTATCGGCGCTACCTGCAAGAAACCAGCATGTACGCCACGGCGCCCGTAGCGGTGCTAGTCATCATCTGCAATCTCCTCGGCATCATCGATGAAATGATTTACTGGCCTCTGACCGGCAACTCATTCACCTTCGACTGGGGTTATCGATTATGGCAGACACTATCAAACTGA